Proteins from a genomic interval of Cupriavidus pauculus:
- a CDS encoding YbfB/YjiJ family MFS transporter, producing MSADAPATASHPPVPDGRTLDARALHAAFAGLCASLVAIGLARFAYTPLIPSLIQAHWFSAADTVALGAANFAGYLAGALLGRPLAARLSNRHALRWLMVAATAAFFACAFPVSVGWFFVWRFLSGLSGGAIMVLVATAILPHIAPGRRGLVSGMIFLGLGLGIAASGTLVPELLTLGLRATWFGLGAVALVLTALSWTGWFAADTPPAMPAATAAGHHAADGALSGQRHALRVIYVQYAANALGLVPAMVLLVDFVARGLGQGAAVGARYWVLYGVAAIAGPLLTGWIGPRLGYRNGYRIAMALQGLAAAMLALCHAPAALWTATLVLGACTTGIVPMVLGRVQELLPHDPVAQRAAWSRATASFALFQAVGGYGYAWLFSHTHENHALIFACGAVAMAVAFAADFTVRKPAPAA from the coding sequence ATGTCCGCCGATGCCCCCGCCACCGCTTCCCATCCACCCGTGCCCGATGGCCGCACGCTCGACGCCCGCGCCCTGCACGCCGCATTTGCGGGCCTGTGCGCCAGCCTTGTCGCCATCGGCCTGGCCCGCTTTGCCTATACCCCGCTGATACCGTCGCTGATCCAGGCCCACTGGTTCAGCGCCGCCGATACGGTCGCGCTGGGCGCGGCCAACTTTGCCGGCTACCTGGCTGGTGCGCTGCTGGGCCGGCCGCTGGCCGCGCGGCTGTCGAACCGCCACGCGCTGCGCTGGCTGATGGTCGCGGCCACCGCCGCGTTCTTTGCGTGCGCGTTCCCGGTGTCGGTGGGGTGGTTCTTCGTCTGGCGCTTCCTGTCGGGGCTGTCGGGCGGCGCGATCATGGTGCTGGTGGCCACGGCCATCCTGCCGCACATCGCCCCGGGCCGGCGCGGGCTGGTCAGCGGGATGATCTTCCTGGGGCTGGGGCTCGGCATTGCCGCGTCGGGCACGCTGGTGCCGGAGCTGCTTACGCTCGGCCTGCGCGCCACGTGGTTCGGGCTCGGCGCCGTCGCGCTGGTGCTCACCGCGCTGAGCTGGACGGGCTGGTTCGCCGCCGATACGCCGCCGGCCATGCCCGCCGCCACCGCGGCCGGACACCATGCGGCGGACGGCGCGCTGTCCGGCCAGCGCCACGCGCTGCGCGTGATCTACGTGCAGTACGCGGCCAACGCGCTCGGGCTGGTGCCGGCGATGGTATTGCTCGTGGATTTCGTCGCGCGCGGGCTGGGCCAGGGTGCGGCGGTGGGCGCGCGTTACTGGGTGCTGTACGGCGTGGCCGCCATTGCGGGGCCGCTGCTGACCGGCTGGATCGGGCCGCGCCTTGGCTATCGCAACGGCTACCGCATCGCGATGGCGCTGCAGGGGCTGGCCGCCGCGATGCTGGCGCTGTGCCATGCGCCGGCCGCGCTCTGGACGGCCACGCTGGTGCTGGGCGCCTGCACCACCGGCATCGTGCCGATGGTGCTCGGCCGCGTGCAGGAACTGCTGCCGCACGACCCCGTGGCGCAACGCGCCGCGTGGAGCCGCGCCACCGCGTCGTTCGCGCTGTTCCAGGCCGTGGGCGGCTATGGCTACGCCTGGCTGTTCTCGCACACCCACGAGAACCACGCGCTGATCTTTGCCTGCGGCGCGGTGGCGATGGCGGTGGCGTTCGCGGCCGACTTCACCGTGCGCAAGCCCGCCCCGGCAGCCTGA
- a CDS encoding ABC transporter substrate-binding protein gives MPMPPRSPRRRRLLGAAALAPWLATAPGRATVAPDRTLRVIGPWELSSLDPLRNGYLFSRMQVTETLVDYDAAGRPAPGLARQWTVSADQLLWTFTLRPGARFHDGAPVRAADVAAALERARHAAGVLGVAPIAAIAAADTPAETIRIRLTRPFAPLPALLSHSSTQVLAPSAFGPDGTVRTIVGSGPYRIVELEPPQRFAVAAFDGWQGARPAIARASYLSVGRAEMRALMAEGGQADLAYGLDPGSVVRLAQRASVRLHAVTLPRTTVLKLNAAHPLLADVRVRQAMSLALDRAGIATAILRDRSLAAAQLFPPALPGWHDPALPPLPTDPVRARALLAAAGWRPGPDGTLRRGDDRFALTLRSFPDRPELPVIATAIQEQLRQVGIAVRVAVGNSSEIPLGHRDGSLEMALMSRNYGVVPDAFGTVAQDLGGPAGDGGDWGPMHWRAPDVTDALAALPAASEADAAALRRTVAGTLQRDLPLIPVVWYRQTLAASPQLRGVSIDPFERTYRLTQMEWNR, from the coding sequence ATGCCGATGCCGCCCCGATCCCCCCGGCGGCGCCGCCTGCTGGGCGCCGCCGCGCTGGCGCCGTGGCTGGCCACAGCCCCGGGCCGCGCCACGGTAGCGCCCGACCGCACGCTGCGCGTGATCGGCCCGTGGGAGCTGTCCAGCCTCGACCCGCTGCGCAACGGCTACCTGTTCTCGCGGATGCAGGTCACCGAGACGCTGGTCGACTACGACGCGGCCGGACGCCCCGCGCCGGGGCTCGCCCGGCAGTGGACGGTCAGCGCCGACCAGTTGCTGTGGACGTTCACGCTGCGCCCCGGCGCACGCTTCCATGACGGCGCGCCGGTGCGTGCAGCCGACGTGGCGGCGGCGCTGGAACGCGCCCGCCACGCGGCCGGCGTGCTGGGCGTGGCACCGATCGCCGCCATCGCGGCGGCAGACACGCCCGCCGAAACCATCCGCATCCGCCTGACCCGGCCCTTCGCGCCGCTGCCGGCGCTGCTGTCGCACAGCAGCACGCAGGTGCTGGCGCCGTCCGCGTTCGGGCCAGACGGCACGGTGCGCACGATCGTCGGCAGCGGGCCGTACCGGATCGTCGAACTGGAACCGCCGCAGCGCTTTGCCGTGGCCGCGTTCGACGGCTGGCAGGGCGCGCGTCCGGCCATCGCGCGGGCCAGCTACCTGTCCGTCGGTCGTGCCGAGATGCGCGCGCTGATGGCCGAGGGCGGCCAGGCCGACCTGGCCTACGGGCTCGATCCGGGCAGCGTGGTGCGGCTGGCGCAGCGCGCCAGCGTGCGGCTGCACGCGGTGACACTGCCGCGCACGACCGTGCTCAAGCTCAATGCGGCCCACCCGCTGCTGGCCGACGTGCGCGTGCGGCAGGCGATGTCGCTCGCGCTCGACCGTGCCGGCATCGCCACGGCCATCCTGCGCGACCGGTCGCTGGCGGCGGCGCAGTTGTTCCCGCCCGCGCTGCCCGGCTGGCACGACCCGGCGCTGCCGCCGCTGCCGACCGATCCCGTCCGCGCCCGCGCGTTGCTTGCCGCCGCCGGCTGGCGCCCGGGGCCCGACGGCACGCTGCGGCGCGGTGACGATCGCTTCGCCCTGACGCTGCGCTCGTTCCCGGACCGCCCCGAACTGCCGGTCATCGCCACGGCCATCCAGGAGCAACTGCGCCAGGTCGGCATCGCCGTGCGCGTGGCGGTCGGCAATTCCAGCGAGATTCCGCTGGGCCACCGCGACGGCTCGCTGGAGATGGCGCTGATGTCACGCAACTACGGCGTGGTGCCCGACGCATTCGGCACCGTGGCGCAGGACCTCGGCGGCCCGGCCGGCGACGGCGGCGACTGGGGCCCGATGCACTGGCGCGCACCCGACGTGACCGATGCACTGGCCGCCCTGCCCGCCGCCAGCGAAGCCGACGCGGCCGCGCTGCGCCGCACCGTCGCCGGCACGCTGCAGCGCGACCTGCCGCTGATTCCCGTGGTCTGGTATCGCCAGACCCTGGCGGCCAGCCCGCAATTGCGCGGCGTGTCGATCGACCCGTTCGAACGCACGTACCGCCTGACACAGATGGAGTGGAACCGATGA
- a CDS encoding ABC transporter permease, which yields MVTRRRLGIGLLLCLLAFAVAAPWLAARAPFEQDLYAILQGPAWGEPLGTDHLGRSMLARLASATRLSLGLALASALSAAIPGTLLGLAAAWRGGWLLRIANGLADTVLALPGLLLVLLLSAFAPGAYWPLYVGLSLVLWVEYFRLTSATARVVLASPHVEAARLLGFGPAYILRHHVLPALLPLLATLMCFGASAAVLALAAMGFVGLGAQPPQAELGLMMTELLPYAAEAPWIIASPIVVLTLATLALVMLSGRDDAQGDVP from the coding sequence ATGGTGACGCGCCGCCGTCTGGGCATCGGCCTGCTGCTCTGCCTGCTGGCGTTCGCGGTGGCCGCGCCATGGCTGGCGGCGCGCGCGCCGTTCGAGCAGGACCTGTACGCGATCCTGCAGGGGCCGGCGTGGGGTGAGCCGCTGGGCACCGATCACCTGGGCCGCAGCATGCTGGCCCGGCTGGCCAGTGCCACGCGGCTGTCGCTGGGGCTGGCGCTGGCCAGCGCGCTGTCGGCGGCCATTCCGGGCACGCTGCTGGGCCTGGCTGCCGCGTGGCGCGGCGGCTGGCTGCTGCGCATCGCCAACGGGCTGGCCGACACGGTGCTGGCGCTGCCCGGCCTGCTGCTGGTGCTGCTGCTCAGCGCGTTTGCGCCGGGCGCGTACTGGCCGCTCTACGTGGGGCTGTCGCTGGTGCTCTGGGTCGAATACTTCCGGCTGACCAGCGCCACCGCGCGCGTGGTGCTGGCCAGTCCGCATGTGGAAGCGGCGCGGCTGCTCGGCTTCGGGCCGGCCTACATCCTGCGCCACCACGTGCTGCCAGCGCTGCTGCCGCTGCTGGCCACGCTGATGTGCTTTGGCGCCAGCGCGGCGGTGCTGGCGCTGGCCGCCATGGGCTTTGTCGGGCTCGGCGCGCAGCCGCCGCAGGCCGAACTGGGACTGATGATGACCGAACTGCTGCCCTACGCGGCCGAGGCGCCGTGGATCATCGCCAGCCCGATCGTCGTGCTGACGCTGGCCACGCTGGCGCTGGTGATGCTGAGCGGGCGCGACGACGCGCAGGGAGACGTGCCATGA
- a CDS encoding ABC transporter permease: MAAPGSLVGRIVLQRTMQALVVAALVGTLGFLMMRLLPGDIAYRIAAGRYGYDMVTTAAAEAVRAELGLDQPWTHALLQWWSQLLRFDLGVSVVTGARVADEIAHQLGHTLQLALAALAVSCAIAVPLGFAAGLRAGGLADRATLVASVLLRALPPFVLGIVLVSVLAIEWNLVPAGGHDTHGTLLLPALTLGLGLSATAMRVARHAMASVTAAPYFQFARTKGLGDAQALYRHGVRNAAIPLVAYLGVQLVYLVEGVVVIETLFAWPGIGHALVHAIFGRDIPMIQGTAIVMGLLFVALNALVDLACAWIDPRVRVARGASW; the protein is encoded by the coding sequence ATGGCGGCGCCCGGATCGCTGGTCGGCCGCATCGTGCTGCAGCGGACGATGCAGGCGCTGGTCGTGGCCGCGCTGGTCGGCACGCTGGGCTTCCTGATGATGCGGCTGCTGCCGGGCGATATCGCCTACCGCATCGCCGCCGGCCGCTATGGCTACGACATGGTGACCACGGCCGCCGCCGAGGCCGTGCGCGCGGAGCTGGGGCTGGACCAGCCGTGGACGCACGCACTGCTGCAATGGTGGAGCCAGCTACTGCGGTTCGACCTGGGCGTGTCCGTGGTGACCGGCGCGCGCGTGGCCGACGAGATCGCGCATCAGCTCGGCCATACGCTGCAACTGGCGCTGGCCGCGCTGGCCGTGTCGTGCGCCATCGCCGTGCCGCTGGGCTTTGCGGCCGGGCTGCGCGCGGGCGGGCTGGCGGACCGCGCCACGCTGGTGGCGTCGGTGCTGCTGCGCGCGCTGCCGCCATTCGTGCTGGGCATCGTGCTGGTCAGCGTGCTGGCCATCGAATGGAACCTCGTGCCGGCCGGCGGCCACGACACCCACGGCACGCTGCTGCTGCCGGCGCTGACGCTGGGCCTGGGGCTGTCGGCCACGGCGATGCGCGTGGCGCGCCACGCGATGGCGTCGGTCACGGCCGCGCCCTACTTCCAGTTTGCCCGCACCAAGGGCCTGGGCGACGCGCAGGCGCTGTACCGCCATGGCGTGCGCAACGCCGCAATTCCGCTGGTGGCCTACCTGGGCGTGCAGCTCGTCTACCTGGTGGAGGGCGTGGTGGTCATCGAGACACTGTTCGCGTGGCCCGGCATTGGCCATGCGCTGGTCCACGCGATCTTCGGGCGGGACATTCCGATGATCCAGGGCACGGCCATCGTCATGGGGCTGTTGTTCGTCGCGCTGAATGCGCTGGTCGACCTGGCCTGCGCGTGGATCGATCCGCGCGTGCGCGTTGCGCGGGGGGCGTCATGGTGA
- a CDS encoding ATP-binding cassette domain-containing protein, with protein MTGPSGSGKSTLGNVLLGLLPADAGTVRRAPQVARERFQKLYQDPASAFAPARTMGRALHDLCARHRMPPSRIAPLMARMHLRPALLERRPTAMSGGELQRFALLRALLVDPVFLFADEPTSRLDPLTQREVIDLMVEAAAERGCALMLVTHDAALARNVAARQVAIGG; from the coding sequence GTGACGGGCCCGAGCGGCAGCGGCAAGTCGACGCTGGGCAACGTGCTGCTCGGCCTGCTGCCCGCCGATGCCGGCACCGTGCGCCGCGCGCCGCAGGTGGCGCGCGAGCGCTTCCAGAAGCTGTACCAGGACCCCGCCTCGGCCTTTGCGCCGGCGCGCACGATGGGCCGCGCGCTGCACGACCTGTGCGCGCGCCACCGCATGCCGCCCAGCCGGATCGCACCGCTGATGGCGCGCATGCACCTGCGCCCGGCGCTGCTGGAGCGGCGGCCGACGGCCATGTCCGGCGGCGAGCTGCAGCGGTTTGCGCTGCTGCGTGCGCTGCTGGTCGACCCGGTCTTCCTGTTTGCCGACGAGCCCACGTCGCGGCTGGACCCGCTCACGCAGCGCGAGGTGATCGACCTGATGGTCGAGGCCGCGGCCGAACGCGGCTGCGCGCTGATGCTGGTCACGCACGACGCGGCGCTGGCGCGCAACGTGGCCGCGCGGCAGGTGGCCATCGGCGGCTGA
- a CDS encoding MarR family winged helix-turn-helix transcriptional regulator, which produces MKHYTRENFQLTQSVGFHLNRARNGLLMEMDAALRPLDITAQQMGILLSLLRGVASTPLEVSRLLGIDTGLMTRMLDKLENKGLLKRERSEDDRRVIHLILSPKGRAVAAQVPEIAPEVLNHRLRNFSVDEFNEFMRLLRKFADGE; this is translated from the coding sequence GTGAAACACTACACACGCGAAAATTTCCAGCTTACGCAAAGTGTTGGCTTTCACCTGAACCGGGCGCGCAACGGCCTGCTGATGGAGATGGATGCCGCGCTGCGCCCGCTGGACATCACCGCCCAGCAGATGGGCATCCTGCTGTCGCTGCTGCGCGGGGTGGCCAGCACCCCGCTGGAGGTCAGCCGGCTGCTCGGCATCGACACGGGCCTGATGACGCGGATGCTGGACAAGCTGGAAAACAAGGGCCTGCTCAAGCGCGAGCGCAGCGAGGACGACCGGCGCGTGATCCACCTGATCCTGTCGCCCAAGGGCAGGGCGGTGGCCGCCCAGGTGCCCGAGATCGCGCCCGAGGTGCTGAACCACCGGCTGCGCAATTTCTCCGTCGACGAATTCAACGAGTTCATGCGGCTGCTGCGCAAGTTCGCGGACGGCGAGTAG
- a CDS encoding TetR/AcrR family transcriptional regulator: MARPRQFDADAALSAAQHTFWAKGYHATSTRELTQAMGLTQPSLYNAFGDKRQLFLQALDDYLNRTLRERIARIEAGFAPAQALVQFFAESVERGATELPNRGCMLINTALEASNDDPELQAAVAQELSLLRDFFARAVRGAQADGTIAPGHDPDEAAAMLLSLQVGMRVLSRVMPDRALLEAAVRPALASLGLPAR; this comes from the coding sequence ATGGCACGACCCCGCCAATTCGACGCCGACGCCGCGCTGTCGGCCGCCCAGCACACCTTCTGGGCCAAGGGCTACCACGCCACGTCCACGCGCGAGCTGACGCAGGCGATGGGCCTGACCCAGCCCAGCCTGTACAACGCGTTCGGCGACAAGCGCCAGCTCTTCCTGCAGGCGCTGGACGACTACCTGAACCGCACGCTGCGCGAGCGCATCGCGCGCATCGAGGCCGGTTTCGCGCCGGCGCAGGCGCTGGTGCAGTTCTTTGCCGAAAGCGTCGAGCGCGGCGCCACCGAGCTGCCGAACCGGGGCTGCATGCTGATCAACACGGCGCTGGAAGCCTCGAACGACGATCCCGAACTCCAGGCCGCCGTGGCGCAGGAGCTGTCGCTGCTGCGCGACTTCTTTGCCCGCGCCGTGCGCGGCGCGCAGGCCGACGGCACCATCGCGCCCGGCCATGACCCCGACGAGGCGGCCGCGATGCTGCTGTCGCTGCAGGTGGGCATGCGCGTGCTGTCGCGCGTGATGCCGGACCGCGCGCTGCTGGAGGCGGCGGTGCGGCCCGCGCTGGCGTCGCTGGGCCTGCCGGCCCGCTAG